One genomic window of [Clostridium] scindens ATCC 35704 includes the following:
- a CDS encoding HAAS signaling domain-containing protein — MTDREKELVNRYVYEVTKRIPKEQRSEIEMELRELIEDMAEGAPLEEVFAKLGDPAVFARKYREDKNYVISPEYYDNYVWVMKIAVACIWAGLLIAMAVKCFIDYQDIIRIAGEFISDAVMASLAIVGTVTLIFAFLERQKIKVDLKQEKPWSPDMLSPIPNKKSRISRGDCIASLIFLALFSCLLIFAPQLIGAYSVNGRDVSYVPVFNLGWWDVILPVLLLAMAVGFFNEIIRLIYGCYCKMVLLSSIVTNCIGIVLAFIVLKFLPFWNANFAQEVATQLDDTFKFKVFWQNKMILGWDGDFLSNVLLAIIVIASVGEIITTAYKTARYGTDR; from the coding sequence ATGACAGACAGGGAGAAGGAATTAGTCAACCGCTATGTCTATGAGGTGACAAAGAGGATCCCGAAAGAACAAAGAAGCGAGATTGAAATGGAACTTCGGGAACTGATCGAAGATATGGCAGAAGGGGCGCCGCTTGAGGAAGTGTTCGCAAAACTGGGGGATCCGGCAGTATTTGCCAGGAAGTACAGGGAAGATAAGAATTATGTCATCAGCCCGGAATACTACGATAACTATGTCTGGGTGATGAAGATCGCGGTTGCCTGCATATGGGCAGGGCTGCTTATCGCCATGGCGGTGAAATGCTTTATTGACTATCAGGATATCATCCGGATAGCCGGCGAGTTTATCAGTGACGCAGTCATGGCATCGTTAGCAATAGTTGGAACCGTTACCTTGATCTTTGCATTCCTGGAGAGACAGAAGATCAAAGTGGATTTGAAGCAGGAAAAGCCGTGGTCGCCGGATATGCTAAGCCCGATTCCGAATAAGAAGTCCAGGATCAGCAGAGGAGACTGTATCGCGTCCCTGATATTTCTTGCGCTGTTTAGCTGCCTGCTTATTTTTGCGCCGCAATTGATCGGAGCATATTCGGTAAACGGAAGGGATGTCTCATACGTGCCTGTCTTTAACCTGGGATGGTGGGATGTGATATTGCCGGTACTTCTTCTTGCGATGGCGGTGGGATTCTTCAATGAGATCATCCGCCTGATTTACGGATGCTACTGCAAGATGGTTTTGCTAAGCAGTATCGTGACCAATTGCATAGGTATCGTTCTTGCATTTATCGTGCTGAAGTTCCTGCCATTCTGGAATGCTAATTTCGCGCAGGAGGTTGCGACACAGCTTGATGATACATTTAAATTCAAAGTATTCTGGCAGAATAAGATGATTCTGGGGTGGGATGGAGACTTCCTGTCGAATGTCCTGCTGGCAATCATTGTGATCGCTTCCGTAGGCGAGATCATCACGACTGCGTATAAGACGGCCAGATATGGAACAGACAGATAG
- a CDS encoding carbohydrate ABC transporter permease, with product MQRKKQWNKHDYKAPWKERIVPWLFLAPSLFVVSVMVLLPLLDAFRRSFFLAVSSRFVGLQNYISVLGNSAFKLAAGNTAKFIAVCMPLLLVISLSVALMLTAFQEKHGIFKTSFLVPMAIPVASIVLLWRVIFHRNGLLNGILAPWDAAPVDWIGSAASFGVLVFAYLWKNFGYDMVLWLSGISAINPALYEAAQIDGAGSIKRFVKITLPNLMPTLFTVTVLSLLNSFKVFREAYLIAGSYPDDSIYMLQHLFNNWFSNLDVDKMCAGAVMMASLVFILIMILQKILNRGGSV from the coding sequence ATGCAACGGAAGAAACAGTGGAACAAACATGATTACAAGGCTCCATGGAAAGAACGTATCGTGCCGTGGCTGTTTCTGGCTCCCAGCCTGTTTGTTGTGAGCGTAATGGTACTGCTCCCGCTCTTGGATGCGTTTCGCCGATCCTTTTTCCTCGCTGTCAGCAGTCGATTCGTTGGACTACAAAATTATATTTCCGTTCTGGGCAACAGCGCGTTTAAGCTGGCAGCGGGTAATACCGCGAAATTTATAGCGGTTTGCATGCCGCTGCTGCTTGTGATCTCCCTGTCAGTTGCCCTGATGCTGACTGCCTTTCAGGAAAAACATGGAATTTTCAAAACCTCTTTTCTGGTACCCATGGCAATTCCTGTGGCCTCAATTGTTCTCCTGTGGCGCGTCATATTCCATAGAAACGGGCTGCTCAACGGGATACTGGCGCCTTGGGACGCTGCTCCGGTTGATTGGATTGGCAGCGCCGCTTCTTTTGGAGTACTGGTATTCGCATATCTCTGGAAAAATTTCGGGTATGACATGGTGCTGTGGCTCTCAGGCATCAGCGCCATTAATCCTGCATTGTATGAGGCGGCGCAGATAGACGGCGCGGGGAGTATCAAGCGGTTTGTAAAGATCACGTTACCAAACCTCATGCCAACTCTGTTCACGGTTACCGTGCTGTCTCTGCTCAATTCATTCAAAGTGTTCAGGGAAGCCTATCTCATCGCTGGCAGCTATCCTGATGACAGCATTTATATGCTTCAGCATCTGTTTAACAATTGGTTCAGCAACCTGGATGTGGATAAAATGTGCGCAGGCGCTGTGATGATGGCATCGCTGGTATTCATTCTAATTATGATATTACAGAAGATTTTGAATCGAGGTGGCAGCGTATGA
- a CDS encoding MFS transporter: MNKAFIKKYGTLLLLATGAGIIFQLPYIRETFYVPIQNAMNLSNAQMGLLSSGYATMSLFSYFIGGIIADKFSARKLLTFSFIATGVLGLWFSTFPGYTISRVIFVLMGISTIITYWSACIKATRMLGTEEEQGRLFGLQEGLRGIMNALLVFGMTAAFTHFADEVAGASAAIKVCSIVVIIIGILNFIFIEDTKKEENSESFIDVTKGMFKVLLIPRVWLLVAIVFTAYSVYGLIAYATTFAQKFYGLSAASAATLGGIRYLIQGAGGIVGGFLADKMKSRFKVIIGGCIGLALSFALFIVVPAKASLCVMVVANFFVGLFFIYAVRSQYFAVHDDAGIPLNMSGRVSGIASCLGYTPDIFMYTLVGSWMDNYGRTGYNMTWAYAMVAAVLCAIITFILSRIVKKEKAAKAQ, encoded by the coding sequence ATGAACAAAGCTTTTATTAAGAAGTATGGCACTCTGCTTCTTCTAGCAACTGGTGCCGGAATCATCTTTCAGTTGCCGTACATAAGAGAAACCTTCTATGTACCGATTCAGAATGCAATGAACCTGTCTAACGCGCAGATGGGACTATTATCATCCGGTTATGCGACAATGTCACTTTTCTCTTATTTTATAGGTGGTATTATAGCCGATAAGTTTTCAGCGAGAAAGTTGCTTACTTTCTCCTTTATCGCAACGGGTGTCCTGGGACTTTGGTTCTCCACATTCCCTGGCTATACCATAAGCCGTGTTATCTTCGTACTTATGGGTATCTCTACCATTATCACCTACTGGTCCGCTTGTATCAAGGCAACGCGTATGCTTGGTACAGAAGAGGAGCAGGGACGTCTGTTCGGACTGCAGGAAGGACTCAGAGGTATCATGAATGCCCTGCTTGTATTCGGCATGACGGCTGCATTTACTCACTTTGCAGATGAAGTTGCCGGAGCATCCGCGGCTATCAAAGTATGCTCTATCGTAGTTATTATCATTGGTATCCTTAACTTTATCTTTATTGAAGACACAAAGAAGGAAGAGAATTCCGAATCCTTTATAGACGTTACAAAAGGTATGTTCAAGGTTCTTCTGATCCCGAGAGTATGGCTGCTTGTAGCAATCGTCTTCACTGCTTACAGCGTATACGGACTGATTGCATATGCAACCACATTTGCACAGAAATTCTATGGATTATCAGCTGCATCAGCTGCTACGCTCGGCGGTATCCGTTACCTCATCCAGGGTGCTGGCGGTATTGTCGGCGGTTTCCTGGCAGATAAGATGAAATCTCGCTTTAAAGTTATCATCGGCGGATGTATCGGTCTGGCTTTATCCTTCGCCCTCTTTATCGTCGTACCGGCAAAGGCCAGCCTCTGCGTTATGGTAGTAGCAAACTTCTTCGTCGGCCTGTTCTTTATCTACGCCGTAAGAAGCCAGTACTTCGCAGTGCATGACGATGCAGGCATCCCGCTCAACATGAGCGGCCGTGTATCTGGTATTGCATCCTGCTTAGGCTACACGCCTGACATCTTTATGTATACATTAGTCGGCAGCTGGATGGATAATTATGGCAGGACCGGCTACAATATGACATGGGCTTATGCAATGGTTGCCGCAGTACTCTGTGCTATCATTACCTTTATCTTAAGCCGCATCGTGAAAAAGGAAAAAGCTGCAAAGGCACAGTAA
- a CDS encoding carbohydrate ABC transporter permease, which yields MKKWFIGLVLLFIAVFIWVLLWMLFSGTLMGAGELSSNLAPVLESDDGFATWPIIANYPTLQAYVELLLDTPQFFTVFWNSCKQVFPIILGHIVLGAPAAWAFARFEFRGKKVLYTLYIVLMLMPFQVTMVSSYLVLNKLGFIDTIWAIILPGAASTLPVFIMTRFFLSIPSAVTEAAAVDGASPIQTFLRLGLPLGAPGILSVVVLGFLEYWNAMEAPQAFLKDQTLWPLSLYMANITADNAGVSLIASLITLMPPLLIFLFGQRYLEQGIISSGMKD from the coding sequence ATGAAAAAATGGTTCATCGGACTCGTCCTTCTTTTTATAGCTGTTTTTATATGGGTGTTGCTGTGGATGCTCTTCTCCGGCACTCTTATGGGAGCCGGAGAATTGTCTTCGAATCTTGCTCCGGTTCTGGAAAGCGATGACGGCTTCGCTACGTGGCCCATCATTGCAAATTACCCGACTTTGCAGGCATATGTGGAACTGCTGCTGGATACGCCTCAATTCTTCACGGTATTCTGGAATTCCTGTAAACAGGTTTTTCCGATCATACTCGGTCATATAGTTTTAGGCGCCCCTGCAGCGTGGGCATTTGCACGTTTTGAATTCCGTGGGAAAAAAGTGCTGTACACCTTATATATTGTCCTTATGCTGATGCCCTTTCAGGTAACTATGGTTTCCAGTTATCTGGTGCTGAATAAACTGGGGTTTATTGATACCATATGGGCAATTATCCTGCCCGGCGCAGCCTCTACTCTTCCGGTGTTTATTATGACGCGCTTTTTTCTGTCGATACCTAGTGCCGTAACGGAAGCAGCGGCTGTGGATGGGGCGTCACCCATTCAGACGTTTTTGAGACTTGGGCTGCCTCTCGGGGCTCCGGGAATCCTCTCAGTTGTCGTGTTGGGCTTTCTGGAATACTGGAACGCGATGGAAGCGCCGCAGGCATTCCTGAAAGACCAGACCCTTTGGCCGCTATCGCTCTATATGGCGAACATTACAGCTGACAATGCCGGAGTATCCCTGATCGCGTCCCTGATAACACTTATGCCGCCTCTCCTGATCTTTCTGTTTGGGCAGAGATACCTTGAGCAAGGCATTATATCTTCTGGAATGAAGGATTAA
- a CDS encoding PadR family transcriptional regulator, which translates to MGEEKDLMHNLISELRRGTLILSVLSQLSEAKYGYALVQSLEEKGVEIDPNTLYPLLRRLEKQGILTSQWDVGESKPRKYYSRTPMGDDIFRRLKEQWEQLSENMEQILREEEI; encoded by the coding sequence ATGGGAGAAGAAAAAGATTTGATGCACAACCTGATATCGGAACTGCGCAGAGGAACCTTGATATTAAGCGTATTAAGCCAGCTGAGCGAGGCTAAGTACGGGTATGCCCTTGTGCAGAGCCTGGAGGAAAAGGGCGTGGAGATAGATCCCAATACCTTGTATCCGCTGCTTCGCAGGCTGGAGAAGCAGGGAATACTAACGAGCCAGTGGGATGTGGGCGAGTCAAAGCCGAGAAAGTACTACAGCAGGACTCCTATGGGAGACGACATATTCCGGCGCTTAAAAGAACAGTGGGAACAGTTGTCAGAAAATATGGAGCAGATATTGAGGGAGGAAGAGATATGA
- a CDS encoding ABC transporter ATP-binding protein, translating into MENRFQASGLQIHNVNKWYPGDVHAVIDMNMEIEQGEFIVFVGPSGCGKTTLLRMIAGLEGISSGEVIMDGRVVNRVPPKKRDIAMVFQNYALYPNMKVKDNIAFPLKMRHTGRQETASKVAEVAEKLELNTLLNRKPGALSGGQRQRVALARSMVREPKLFLMDEPLANLDAKLRVEMRREIITLQRELGVTTIYVTHDQIEAMTMGTRIAVMNGGVLQQFGTPQEIYQHPANMFVAGFIGSPNMNLWNTELVSENGRNFLTLGKARIPAGKDSYPADQLQEPLKGGIRPEHIELVAPDTCGAIRMTISMLENTGRETAIFLTAPGMPDLAIVTDADFSGQPGQVAYIRLRPEKIHIFNAKSHAITHEK; encoded by the coding sequence ATGGAAAATAGATTTCAGGCAAGTGGCCTACAAATACACAACGTAAATAAATGGTATCCCGGAGACGTTCACGCTGTCATTGATATGAATATGGAGATCGAACAGGGCGAATTTATTGTTTTCGTTGGCCCCTCCGGCTGTGGCAAGACTACACTGCTTCGCATGATTGCAGGGCTTGAGGGCATCAGCAGCGGCGAGGTCATTATGGATGGAAGGGTCGTTAACAGAGTGCCGCCCAAGAAACGAGATATAGCGATGGTATTTCAGAACTATGCCCTTTATCCGAACATGAAGGTAAAGGATAATATTGCGTTCCCCCTTAAGATGCGCCATACCGGGAGGCAGGAAACAGCGTCGAAGGTAGCAGAGGTTGCAGAAAAACTGGAATTGAATACGCTGCTTAACAGGAAGCCGGGCGCCCTTTCCGGCGGTCAGCGGCAGCGCGTAGCCCTTGCACGGTCAATGGTGAGAGAGCCGAAGCTTTTTCTCATGGATGAGCCGCTGGCTAACCTGGATGCAAAACTCCGTGTTGAGATGCGCCGGGAGATTATAACGCTCCAGCGGGAATTAGGGGTAACAACAATATATGTCACGCATGACCAGATCGAAGCCATGACCATGGGAACGCGTATTGCTGTCATGAACGGCGGTGTTCTGCAGCAGTTTGGAACGCCCCAGGAGATCTATCAGCATCCTGCCAATATGTTTGTTGCCGGATTTATAGGCTCTCCCAATATGAATTTATGGAATACAGAGCTTGTTTCCGAGAATGGACGTAATTTTCTGACCCTGGGGAAAGCCCGTATTCCTGCAGGCAAAGACAGTTATCCTGCGGATCAATTGCAAGAGCCGCTCAAGGGTGGGATTCGTCCTGAACACATTGAACTTGTTGCGCCGGATACATGCGGCGCAATCCGGATGACCATCAGCATGCTGGAGAATACGGGGCGTGAGACAGCGATTTTCCTTACAGCGCCCGGCATGCCGGATCTTGCCATTGTGACGGATGCTGATTTCTCGGGGCAGCCCGGACAGGTGGCGTACATTCGCCTGAGGCCGGAAAAAATACATATATTTAATGCCAAGTCACACGCCATCACTCATGAAAAGTGA